From Nicotiana tabacum cultivar K326 chromosome 22, ASM71507v2, whole genome shotgun sequence, one genomic window encodes:
- the LOC142176146 gene encoding uncharacterized protein LOC142176146 yields the protein MARTATRGVMGLPHNAENQQGETPYSLVYGTDAVIPVEVGEPSLRYSNESGPSNDESRLQDLDEVEERRDMAHIRMIAQKQQAESYYNKKAKVRPLRVGDYILKSKTQAAKDPNEGKLGKNWDGPYKITAVASK from the coding sequence ATGGCCAGAACTGCTACTAGAGGTGTTATGGGCCTACCGCACAATGCCGAAAACCAGCAAGGTGAGACGCCGTATTCACTGGTCTATGGCACTGATGCAGTTATACCCgttgaagtcggggaacctagcctGAGATACTCTAATGAAAGTGGACCAAGCAACGACGAAAGCAGATTACAAGACCTGGATGAGGTCGAAGAACGAAGGGATATGGCACACATAAGGATgatagcccaaaaacaacaagcagaaagCTACTATAACAAGAAGGCCAAAGTACGACCACTCAGAGTCGGGGACTACATTCTAAAATCCAAAACACAAGCAGCGAAagacccgaatgaagggaaattggGAAAAAACTGGGATGGGCCATATAAAATCACAGCAGTAGCAAGCAAATGA